The following proteins are encoded in a genomic region of Streptomyces gobiensis:
- a CDS encoding acyltransferase family protein — MRRIGNRARSKKSRDPHWDNIRYISGTLIIFGHLVEKMSEHDGLRWLYVASWAIRVPVFAMVAGYFSSAGPLDFREVRRLVESIAVPYILIGLLHTLQKWYLYGEWTIYHANPAWATWFLLSLILWRMALPYLAALRWPLLLSVGAALAVGYLDRFGSTFSAARTVTFLPFFLLGWQLRQGLAEKLLYARWSRNAAVGVLFLTFVLGWVVRHDVTNDWLWMRGPYGDDLPGGMEWAWVVRACLLAVGMVAGLSFIRLMPKCRIPLVTYLGAGGMYIYLLHPLVVRPFKLNGGVDWVGPWYEQLALIPLAVLISAVLASAPVRKLTWPVIQPRLPWLFAPAPQPTATRQPPPPRRPADPDQTAASVERDRVPSVG, encoded by the coding sequence ATGAGACGCATCGGAAACCGGGCGCGCTCAAAGAAGTCGCGGGATCCGCACTGGGACAATATCCGATACATATCCGGAACGCTGATCATCTTCGGCCACCTAGTGGAGAAGATGAGCGAGCATGATGGGCTGCGCTGGCTGTACGTAGCCAGCTGGGCCATACGTGTGCCGGTGTTCGCCATGGTCGCCGGCTACTTCAGCAGCGCCGGGCCGCTGGACTTCCGTGAGGTGCGGCGGCTAGTAGAGTCGATCGCGGTGCCGTACATCCTCATCGGTCTGCTGCACACACTCCAGAAGTGGTATCTCTACGGAGAATGGACTATCTACCACGCCAATCCGGCGTGGGCCACCTGGTTCCTTCTCTCCCTCATCCTCTGGCGGATGGCGCTGCCGTATCTCGCTGCGCTGCGCTGGCCCCTGCTGCTGTCGGTGGGCGCTGCGCTGGCGGTCGGTTATCTCGACAGGTTCGGCTCGACCTTTTCCGCCGCGCGCACCGTCACCTTTCTCCCCTTCTTCCTCCTCGGCTGGCAGCTGCGGCAGGGGCTGGCCGAGAAGTTGCTGTACGCCCGCTGGAGCCGGAACGCCGCCGTCGGCGTCCTGTTCCTGACCTTCGTCCTGGGCTGGGTCGTCCGGCATGACGTCACCAACGACTGGCTGTGGATGCGGGGCCCCTACGGGGATGATCTGCCGGGCGGCATGGAGTGGGCCTGGGTGGTCCGCGCCTGTCTGCTGGCGGTCGGTATGGTCGCCGGGCTGAGCTTCATCCGGCTGATGCCCAAGTGCCGTATTCCGCTGGTCACCTATCTCGGCGCCGGGGGCATGTACATCTACCTCCTCCATCCACTCGTCGTGCGCCCCTTCAAACTCAACGGCGGCGTCGACTGGGTGGGCCCGTGGTACGAACAGCTGGCGTTGATCCCGCTCGCGGTGCTGATTTCGGCGGTGCTGGCCTCAGCCCCGGTACGCAAGCTCACCTGGCCGGTGATTCAGCCGCGGCTGCCCTGGCTCTTCGCCCCCGCACCGCAGCCCACGGCGACCAGGCAGCCGCCACCGCCACGGCGGCCGGCAGACCCGGATCAGACGGCGGCATCGGTGGAACGCGACCGGGTCCCGTCCGTCGGCTGA
- a CDS encoding S1 family peptidase has protein sequence MAAALLLPFFFVSASNQAHETASDPDIELARAGGMAPQIYNGGTYADNRGLAAVLLDGDLQCSGAIVHDRWVLTAKHCIMYDTNNNGLPDTKYATSRIKVRVKSDRWDTGGGVVGLEFSKVRSRKDVAMLKLNRSANAETVRLASAHPKLSATTYLFGWGHDSNYYVKRGTEKVTSNSATDAYGGPAIQTSTIDGSPCFGDSGGPLFKLVDGNRYQVGILSTVSSGCTGTGYYASVPESKAWIQDVIARF, from the coding sequence GTGGCGGCGGCACTGCTGCTGCCGTTCTTCTTTGTGTCGGCATCGAATCAGGCCCATGAAACCGCCTCGGATCCGGACATCGAGCTCGCCCGGGCAGGCGGCATGGCGCCACAGATCTACAACGGTGGCACATACGCCGACAACCGAGGTCTGGCCGCGGTACTTCTCGACGGCGACCTCCAGTGCTCCGGTGCGATTGTGCACGACCGCTGGGTGCTCACCGCCAAGCACTGCATCATGTACGACACGAACAACAACGGCCTACCCGATACAAAGTACGCGACCAGCCGCATCAAGGTGCGGGTGAAGAGCGACAGGTGGGACACGGGCGGAGGAGTGGTCGGCCTTGAATTCTCCAAGGTGCGATCACGAAAGGACGTCGCCATGCTGAAGCTCAACCGGTCGGCAAACGCAGAGACGGTCCGCCTTGCATCGGCTCACCCCAAGCTCTCTGCGACCACCTACCTCTTCGGCTGGGGACACGATTCGAACTACTACGTGAAGCGAGGGACTGAGAAGGTCACATCGAATTCAGCCACAGACGCGTACGGCGGCCCGGCAATTCAGACCTCTACAATCGATGGAAGTCCCTGCTTTGGCGACTCAGGGGGTCCTTTGTTTAAGCTGGTCGACGGAAATAGGTACCAGGTCGGAATCCTGTCGACTGTGAGCAGTGGCTGCACCGGAACAGGCTATTACGCCAGCGTTCCGGAGAGTAAGGCATGGATTCAAGACGTCATAGCCCGGTTCTGA
- a CDS encoding phospholipase D-like domain-containing protein has product MLDKRGIIIRAPRSIRSSRTIRSRWHAARTTLRLTVAALLGALLLPSVSPTSAAADTAPISTGAVFNNPKGSTTEKNAVKSHIINAINNTQSGRMIRAALYALKDQDYTSALISAHRRGVTVRVVLDSKFKSSSATQSLISALGTNKFSGSWVHVCTDGAACIATGRSSMINHNKFFTFSRVGDAGVAEDVVIQTSANQTSLNTEKYWNNAYTVVGNTALYYAYRTYFKDLAAMVKDDDYFTSGKVGTEKYYFFPQKSGDIVVGVLNNVSCAGGSTVRVATLALHRDEVALKLRSLADQGCSVRIVFNESNDVDKLSGHRNIALRQLRTADGYLVHSKYLLIEGDYAGHPGTKWTFTGSHNLDYSSLRDNDEAMLRLEGEAPHDAYRENFESMFALASPVS; this is encoded by the coding sequence ATGCTGGACAAGAGGGGGATCATCATTCGCGCACCGCGGTCGATCCGTAGTAGTCGCACCATCCGAAGCAGATGGCATGCGGCAAGGACAACGCTCAGGCTGACTGTAGCCGCTCTTCTGGGGGCTCTTCTGCTGCCCAGCGTTTCGCCCACTTCTGCTGCGGCGGACACAGCTCCGATCAGCACCGGCGCCGTGTTCAACAACCCGAAAGGATCCACTACAGAAAAGAACGCGGTAAAAAGTCACATCATCAATGCGATAAACAACACCCAGAGCGGCCGAATGATACGCGCGGCTCTTTACGCTCTCAAAGATCAAGACTACACCAGCGCGCTGATATCGGCTCATCGGCGCGGCGTGACCGTTCGGGTTGTCCTGGATTCAAAATTCAAATCCTCGTCAGCCACTCAGAGTCTGATATCCGCACTCGGCACCAATAAATTCAGCGGATCATGGGTACACGTATGCACGGACGGTGCGGCCTGTATTGCGACCGGTCGAAGCAGTATGATCAACCATAACAAGTTCTTCACCTTCTCCCGGGTGGGGGACGCGGGTGTGGCAGAAGATGTTGTCATCCAGACATCCGCGAATCAGACTTCCCTCAACACCGAGAAATACTGGAACAATGCCTACACAGTCGTAGGGAACACAGCTCTCTATTACGCATACAGAACATATTTCAAGGACCTCGCGGCCATGGTGAAGGATGATGATTACTTCACCAGTGGAAAGGTGGGGACCGAGAAGTATTACTTCTTCCCACAGAAGAGCGGGGACATTGTGGTGGGTGTGCTCAACAATGTCTCGTGTGCCGGGGGGTCCACGGTGCGGGTAGCCACATTGGCGCTGCACAGGGACGAGGTGGCCCTGAAGCTGAGATCGCTGGCGGACCAGGGATGCTCGGTGCGGATCGTCTTCAACGAGAGTAACGACGTCGACAAGCTCTCCGGGCACAGGAACATCGCGCTTCGTCAGCTCAGGACCGCGGACGGGTACCTCGTTCACTCAAAGTACTTGCTGATCGAAGGCGACTACGCCGGCCATCCAGGGACGAAGTGGACCTTCACCGGGTCTCACAACCTGGACTACTCGTCTCTGCGTGACAACGACGAAGCGATGCTCCGCCTTGAGGGCGAGGCGCCACACGACGCGTATCGAGAGAACTTCGAGTCCATGTTCGCCCTGGCATCGCCGGTGTCATAG
- a CDS encoding poly-gamma-glutamate hydrolase family protein encodes MGTSELCLAIAGYHPETFDADSDVYDYWMFEGLRASNNRELHVTSTHCDDPAARALAGGSRNALTLHGCTAAQAGAPSTEPQAVVVGGLNETFKAHLMNRFRAAGFYVLDGSDNPALAGVHPDNIANRTLLGAGAQLELTTELRAAMFEVNTRAGRRKSTTGVFWAFVWAARDAIQLLEQQQ; translated from the coding sequence ATGGGGACCTCAGAGTTGTGTCTGGCCATCGCCGGATACCATCCGGAGACGTTTGACGCGGACAGCGATGTCTACGACTACTGGATGTTCGAGGGTCTGCGGGCATCCAACAACCGTGAGTTGCATGTGACGTCGACGCACTGCGACGACCCGGCCGCCCGTGCGCTGGCGGGCGGCAGCCGGAACGCGCTGACATTGCACGGTTGTACCGCCGCTCAGGCCGGCGCCCCGTCGACCGAGCCGCAGGCGGTTGTGGTCGGCGGCCTCAACGAGACGTTCAAGGCACACCTGATGAACCGGTTCCGCGCTGCGGGTTTCTATGTACTCGACGGCTCGGACAACCCCGCACTCGCCGGCGTACATCCGGACAACATCGCCAACCGCACACTGCTCGGTGCCGGGGCCCAGCTTGAGCTGACGACTGAGCTACGCGCCGCGATGTTCGAGGTGAACACTAGGGCCGGGCGCCGGAAGTCCACGACGGGCGTCTTCTGGGCCTTCGTCTGGGCAGCGAGGGACGCGATTCAGCTGCTGGAGCAGCAGCAGTAG
- a CDS encoding DUF397 domain-containing protein, translating to MSEIDWQEPFCGGGGNACLQLGLHAHGTPHLRETDRPGEILTTTPTALAALITTARRGDLDQLRRSR from the coding sequence ATGTCCGAGATTGATTGGCAGGAACCGTTCTGCGGCGGTGGAGGCAACGCCTGCCTCCAACTCGGCCTCCACGCACATGGAACCCCGCATCTCCGCGAGACCGATCGCCCCGGCGAAATCCTCACCACCACCCCCACCGCACTCGCTGCCCTCATCACCACCGCCCGCCGAGGCGACCTGGACCAGCTCCGCAGAAGCAGATAG
- a CDS encoding Scr1 family TA system antitoxin-like transcriptional regulator, giving the protein MPRTAHIVIPKLPQHEIDIRVAHRLKRSSLLDREPPPAYEALVHEAALRMQFGGPENAGAQLHHLLEMSERDHITPRMVPFTQAASRCRADRSLRTGSCLPARHGSTGYVIRLHLHRRRDAAHQLPFSS; this is encoded by the coding sequence GTGCCCCGCACCGCGCACATCGTGATCCCGAAGCTCCCGCAGCACGAGATCGACATCCGCGTCGCCCACCGGCTCAAGCGCAGCTCCCTCCTCGATCGTGAGCCCCCTCCTGCCTACGAAGCACTCGTCCACGAGGCAGCGCTGCGTATGCAGTTCGGGGGCCCCGAGAACGCCGGTGCCCAGCTCCACCACCTACTGGAGATGAGCGAGCGCGATCACATCACCCCGCGCATGGTGCCCTTCACGCAGGCGGCTTCCCGGTGCCGGGCAGACCGTTCTCTACGCACAGGGAGCTGTCTCCCAGCTCGACACGGTTCAACTGGATACGTCATACGGCTCCATCTTCATCGACGCAGAGATGCAGCTCACCAACTACCGTTCAGCTCCTGA
- a CDS encoding FG-GAP repeat protein: protein MSGPSTANAASGCDGGTESDFNGDGIRDIAIADPEAIVSGQAEAGLVRIVYGGGKGTDEIHQDSPGVPGIPEKGDRFAYALAATDWNQDGCGDLVVGNPYEGIGDEDDSGSVQIIYGAPGGLGAGASALDLHQGKGSGSIASAAPEADDWFGYSLAAGKTTSGEPYLIIGVPGEDLGSIQDAGGIHYLRGSVNVAVNQDSPGVAGIVEPNDRFGYAVAASPNHIAIGAPGEGIGAEEFSGATQLLSHKANSDGIPTPLKGTDQDTSGINGLAEAGDQYGASLSVVPYRPSGVASASHSLVAIGVPGEGIETGENAGRVVVLEITASGTVQQVNDIHANIAGVAGLAEGGDHFGQHVTAVNTAPGSVGTANTLLLAVGIPGEDLGTVQDTGSAQVFSLLGAPGDSDVWIEKGMRGLPGEYGPHEYVGTSLLATPGQLYVAVPYGAADDHGVYGLPWQNVISDGNEAVTSWKPGEGGLPTTRIAFGAAVR from the coding sequence GTGAGCGGTCCCAGCACCGCGAACGCGGCCTCTGGCTGTGATGGTGGGACAGAGTCGGACTTCAACGGTGACGGGATCCGGGACATCGCTATCGCGGACCCAGAGGCGATCGTTTCCGGTCAGGCTGAGGCCGGTCTGGTAAGGATCGTCTACGGAGGCGGCAAGGGCACAGACGAGATCCATCAGGACTCCCCGGGAGTCCCCGGAATACCCGAGAAGGGCGACCGCTTCGCCTACGCACTGGCCGCGACCGACTGGAACCAGGACGGCTGCGGCGACTTGGTGGTGGGCAACCCCTACGAGGGCATTGGGGACGAGGACGACTCTGGCTCCGTGCAGATCATCTATGGCGCGCCCGGCGGCCTCGGCGCCGGCGCATCGGCGTTGGACCTTCATCAGGGCAAGGGTTCGGGGAGTATCGCCTCCGCTGCTCCCGAAGCCGATGACTGGTTCGGCTACTCGCTGGCGGCGGGGAAGACCACATCGGGAGAGCCTTACCTGATCATTGGCGTGCCGGGTGAGGATTTGGGGAGCATCCAGGATGCTGGCGGCATCCACTACCTGCGCGGCAGCGTCAACGTAGCGGTGAATCAGGACTCGCCCGGAGTGGCCGGGATCGTAGAGCCGAACGACCGGTTCGGGTACGCGGTGGCCGCTTCCCCGAACCACATCGCGATCGGCGCTCCGGGAGAGGGCATCGGGGCCGAGGAGTTCTCCGGTGCGACCCAGCTTCTCAGCCACAAGGCGAACTCCGATGGGATTCCGACCCCCTTGAAGGGGACTGACCAAGACACCTCGGGAATCAATGGTTTGGCAGAAGCAGGGGACCAGTACGGTGCCTCGCTGTCGGTGGTCCCGTACCGTCCCTCGGGCGTTGCGTCTGCTTCTCACTCGCTGGTTGCCATTGGCGTGCCGGGTGAGGGCATCGAGACCGGCGAGAACGCCGGTCGGGTTGTTGTGTTGGAGATCACTGCCTCCGGCACGGTGCAGCAGGTCAATGACATCCACGCGAACATCGCAGGCGTAGCTGGGCTGGCGGAGGGCGGCGACCACTTCGGCCAGCACGTCACGGCGGTGAATACCGCACCCGGCTCGGTCGGCACGGCCAACACCCTGCTACTGGCCGTGGGCATACCGGGAGAGGATCTCGGAACGGTCCAGGACACAGGCTCGGCGCAGGTCTTTTCGTTGCTGGGCGCGCCGGGCGACAGCGATGTGTGGATCGAGAAGGGGATGCGCGGGCTGCCTGGCGAATACGGACCGCATGAGTATGTGGGTACCAGCCTGTTGGCGACTCCGGGGCAGTTGTATGTGGCGGTGCCGTATGGGGCCGCCGATGACCACGGAGTGTATGGGCTGCCGTGGCAGAACGTGATATCCGACGGCAATGAGGCCGTGACGTCCTGGAAGCCGGGCGAAGGTGGGCTGCCCACCACCAGGATCGCCTTCGGCGCTGCGGTCCGGTGA
- a CDS encoding LamG domain-containing protein translates to MSEYIRRAKTLRAAAVVATALGVLAAGMTVLPERNATAAPVAVTEDAPNPTTQPTEEQAQAAARKSGKQVEVTGLRQERRDVFANPDGSFTAREYTEPVRTVRNGKWTKVDDTLVQRADGMWAPRAATVELEFSSGGVGPFARMRKAGREFSLTWPDGKLPKPRIEENKAVYEEVLPGVDLVARAEADGLAHLLVVKTSEAAKNPKLSRIELALGTDGLNVEESESGALRAVDSAVGGTVFEAGRPVMWDSAAVSEQPTDSGAKTASFRTAGREPELDGPGGGGKTAVVGLEVTGKKLTLVPDQQLLTGAETVFPVVIDPIQKTTSRSAWTGVMSGFPNEQDWKYSGSAGVGLCPTDYNPVSCNGVGVRRTLYTMPVSFYKNKQILKATFSARVSHVYWSDARAEPIRLYRIGGKNYTVTSSSDWSNTKDDWVDYLGTVNKEIQPTSCSSQANLHFEGGELTDEVQIAANGGWSSLSLGLRAADESRFGEWKRICGNTYLSVTYNNPPKQVDYKLMSSNPGGKCVWGADRPYADEPPQLRAEARDPDHTSSHTDKVKMQFKVQWTDSSGTAQSYTSNTSYKAPNPGTVFTHTVKSTIPQNTVIYWSARAYDGYAWGDWSYAGTPQRCEFIYDSTRPGDPEVGSEEYPDDGVWHDGVGTVGTFTFAPNTDDAVADDDVAEYRYAFDGETPRTVAADSAGGPSSVTWTPMSAGRHWVTVEAFDNAKNSSVPAQYEFLVTDGRPVTGQWNLADLPGSTDAHDESGSFPAEPGSGVTFGVTGPGGNADDATRLDGSDSAYLDAGAPVVDTDDSFSVSAWVRPASLDRDMAVVSQDGSGEPGFFLGYDASIGSWAFSVPVSDVTTLGHWKTAAGVTPVKDQWMLLTGVYDAYASGGPELRIYVNDQLKGTAKRRTHWTAYGGLQIGRALAKSGYRDHFHGDLAEVRAFDRVLPAAQVAELMTVKPERTGYWPLDEAADGASANVQTGGEPLGLSGNASIYQPADPLFDEAALVGDGHLELDGLGDYASTASPAVGGASSFTVAVRAQLTALDPEKSQTVISLPGATADRFAVRYQASTGQWELTVAEEDASGASVKTVADDQQLPDTAGSGQHLAVVYDAFANELRLYVEGQLAASARTSDDTLWKATGGLQVGRSAMDGGSEYFAGALDEVRAYTGAADMTAVQRMAQLTSQPNM, encoded by the coding sequence GTGTCTGAATACATACGTCGTGCCAAGACCCTGCGTGCAGCGGCGGTTGTCGCTACAGCGTTGGGCGTGCTCGCGGCGGGAATGACCGTGCTGCCCGAGCGGAATGCGACTGCGGCACCGGTGGCGGTTACTGAGGACGCGCCGAACCCGACGACACAGCCAACCGAGGAGCAGGCCCAGGCGGCAGCGCGCAAGAGCGGCAAACAGGTCGAGGTGACCGGGCTGCGGCAGGAGCGGCGTGACGTCTTCGCCAACCCGGACGGTTCGTTCACGGCGCGCGAGTACACCGAACCGGTGCGCACGGTGCGGAACGGTAAGTGGACGAAGGTGGACGACACCCTGGTGCAGCGTGCCGACGGCATGTGGGCTCCGAGGGCCGCCACGGTCGAGCTGGAATTCTCCAGTGGCGGTGTCGGACCGTTCGCCCGGATGCGCAAGGCGGGGAGGGAGTTCTCCCTCACCTGGCCGGATGGGAAGCTGCCGAAGCCGCGCATCGAGGAGAACAAGGCCGTCTACGAGGAGGTGCTGCCAGGGGTCGACCTGGTGGCGCGTGCGGAGGCCGACGGTCTTGCCCATCTGCTGGTGGTCAAAACCTCCGAGGCCGCCAAGAATCCGAAGCTGAGCCGGATCGAACTGGCTCTGGGCACCGATGGGCTGAACGTCGAGGAGAGCGAGTCGGGTGCGCTGCGTGCGGTGGACTCCGCAGTAGGCGGGACGGTCTTCGAGGCAGGGCGTCCCGTGATGTGGGACTCCGCAGCCGTGTCGGAGCAGCCCACGGACTCTGGCGCGAAAACTGCTTCGTTCCGAACTGCCGGACGTGAGCCGGAGCTTGACGGCCCGGGTGGCGGAGGCAAAACTGCGGTGGTTGGCCTCGAGGTGACAGGGAAGAAGCTGACTCTCGTCCCCGACCAGCAGCTGCTCACCGGAGCGGAGACGGTCTTCCCGGTTGTGATCGACCCGATCCAGAAGACTACGTCCCGGTCGGCGTGGACGGGTGTGATGTCGGGCTTCCCGAACGAGCAGGACTGGAAGTACTCGGGCAGCGCGGGTGTGGGCCTCTGCCCGACCGACTACAACCCGGTGTCCTGCAACGGTGTCGGGGTGCGGCGGACGCTGTACACGATGCCGGTGTCCTTCTACAAGAACAAGCAGATCCTCAAGGCCACGTTCTCGGCACGGGTTTCTCATGTGTATTGGTCCGATGCCCGGGCCGAGCCGATCCGGCTGTACCGGATCGGTGGCAAGAACTACACGGTCACTTCATCGAGCGACTGGTCGAACACCAAGGATGACTGGGTCGACTATCTGGGCACAGTGAACAAGGAAATCCAGCCGACTTCCTGTTCCAGTCAGGCCAATCTGCACTTCGAGGGCGGTGAGCTGACCGATGAGGTACAGATTGCCGCGAATGGTGGCTGGTCGTCGTTGTCATTGGGGCTGCGGGCCGCCGATGAGTCCCGGTTCGGCGAGTGGAAGCGGATCTGCGGCAACACGTATCTGTCGGTGACGTACAACAATCCGCCGAAGCAGGTTGATTACAAGCTGATGTCGTCCAACCCGGGCGGCAAGTGCGTCTGGGGCGCCGACCGGCCGTATGCCGACGAACCGCCGCAACTGCGCGCCGAAGCACGCGATCCTGATCACACCTCGTCCCACACGGACAAGGTGAAGATGCAGTTCAAGGTGCAGTGGACGGACAGCTCTGGCACCGCACAGTCCTACACCTCCAACACCAGCTACAAGGCACCAAATCCGGGCACAGTGTTCACTCACACGGTGAAGTCGACGATTCCGCAGAACACCGTTATCTACTGGAGCGCACGCGCCTATGACGGCTACGCCTGGGGTGACTGGAGCTATGCGGGCACACCGCAGCGCTGCGAGTTCATCTACGACAGCACGCGTCCGGGGGACCCAGAGGTGGGTTCCGAGGAGTATCCGGACGACGGGGTGTGGCACGACGGTGTCGGAACGGTGGGAACGTTCACGTTCGCGCCGAACACTGACGACGCCGTAGCGGATGACGACGTGGCCGAGTACCGCTACGCCTTCGACGGCGAGACGCCCAGGACAGTGGCCGCCGACTCGGCGGGCGGGCCCTCGTCCGTCACCTGGACACCCATGTCGGCAGGACGCCACTGGGTGACCGTGGAGGCGTTTGACAACGCGAAGAATTCCAGCGTCCCGGCGCAATATGAGTTTTTGGTGACCGACGGCCGCCCAGTGACCGGCCAGTGGAACCTCGCTGACCTTCCGGGCAGCACGGACGCCCATGACGAGTCCGGCAGCTTCCCGGCGGAGCCTGGTTCCGGGGTGACATTCGGAGTGACCGGTCCCGGCGGCAACGCGGACGACGCAACGCGTCTGGACGGTAGCGACAGCGCGTATCTGGATGCCGGAGCCCCAGTCGTCGACACCGACGACAGCTTCAGTGTCAGCGCCTGGGTGCGGCCGGCCTCCCTGGACCGGGACATGGCCGTAGTCAGCCAGGACGGTTCGGGCGAGCCCGGGTTCTTCCTTGGTTATGACGCTTCCATCGGCAGCTGGGCGTTCTCGGTTCCGGTGAGCGATGTGACCACGCTCGGCCACTGGAAGACGGCTGCCGGTGTAACACCGGTCAAGGACCAATGGATGCTGCTCACCGGCGTCTACGACGCATACGCTTCCGGTGGCCCGGAGCTGCGCATCTACGTCAATGACCAGCTGAAGGGTACGGCCAAGCGGCGAACCCACTGGACCGCGTACGGCGGGCTGCAGATCGGCCGGGCGTTGGCCAAGAGCGGCTATCGGGACCACTTCCACGGTGATCTCGCCGAGGTGCGGGCCTTCGACCGGGTGCTGCCCGCCGCGCAGGTGGCTGAGCTGATGACGGTGAAGCCCGAACGCACCGGCTACTGGCCGCTGGACGAGGCGGCTGACGGTGCGTCGGCCAACGTCCAGACCGGCGGAGAGCCGCTCGGTCTGTCCGGTAACGCATCCATCTACCAGCCGGCCGATCCGCTGTTCGACGAGGCGGCACTGGTCGGCGACGGTCATCTGGAGCTCGACGGCCTGGGCGACTATGCGTCCACCGCCTCCCCCGCGGTCGGCGGTGCTTCCAGCTTCACGGTGGCCGTGCGTGCACAGCTGACCGCACTGGATCCGGAGAAGTCCCAGACCGTGATCTCCCTGCCAGGGGCCACGGCGGACCGGTTCGCGGTGCGTTACCAGGCCTCCACCGGGCAGTGGGAGCTGACGGTGGCCGAGGAGGACGCGTCCGGGGCGTCGGTGAAGACCGTCGCAGACGACCAGCAGCTGCCTGACACCGCAGGTTCGGGGCAGCACTTGGCGGTCGTCTACGACGCCTTCGCCAATGAGCTGCGGCTCTATGTCGAGGGCCAGCTCGCCGCTTCGGCGCGTACCTCGGATGACACGTTGTGGAAGGCGACCGGCGGCCTGCAGGTGGGAAGGTCGGCCATGGACGGTGGCAGTGAGTACTTCGCGGGTGCCCTGGATGAGGTCCGGGCGTACACAGGTGCCGCTGATATGACCGCCGTCCAGCGGATGGCGCAGCTGACGTCGCAGCCGAACATGTGA